A genome region from Dickeya dadantii NCPPB 898 includes the following:
- the ilvY gene encoding HTH-type transcriptional activator IlvY, with translation MDLRDLKLFLHLVESRHFGRTAKAMHISPSTLSRQIQRLEEDIGQALFLRDNRTVRLTDAGEHLKTFAQQTLLQYQQLRLILQQRGQSLCGELRLFCSVTAAYSHLPPILDRFRARYPLVEIKLTTGDAADAVDKVQSNDADLGIAGHPETLPGSVDFMPIGKVPLVLIIPALPCPVQAQALLPHPDWSQIPFILPEHGPVRKRIDVWFRRQHITNPPIYATVSGHEAMVSMVALGCGIALIPDVVLENSPEPVRNRVSILEAQAMEPFELGVCVQKKRLNDPLIAAFWETLQEK, from the coding sequence ATGGACTTACGGGATCTGAAACTGTTTTTGCATCTGGTGGAGAGCCGCCACTTCGGCCGCACCGCCAAGGCGATGCACATCAGTCCCTCCACGCTGTCGCGCCAGATTCAGCGGCTGGAAGAGGACATCGGCCAGGCGCTGTTTTTGCGCGACAACCGCACCGTGCGCCTGACCGATGCCGGCGAGCACCTGAAAACCTTCGCTCAGCAGACGTTGCTGCAATACCAGCAGTTGCGCCTGATTCTGCAACAACGCGGCCAGTCGCTCTGCGGCGAGCTGCGGCTATTCTGTTCAGTGACCGCCGCTTACAGCCACTTGCCGCCGATTCTGGATCGCTTTCGCGCGCGGTATCCGCTGGTGGAAATCAAGCTCACTACCGGCGACGCCGCCGACGCGGTGGACAAGGTGCAGTCCAATGACGCCGACCTCGGCATCGCCGGTCACCCGGAAACGTTGCCCGGCAGCGTGGACTTCATGCCCATCGGCAAGGTGCCGCTGGTGCTGATCATTCCGGCGCTGCCCTGCCCGGTGCAGGCGCAGGCATTGTTGCCGCATCCGGACTGGTCGCAAATTCCGTTCATCCTGCCGGAGCACGGCCCGGTGCGAAAAAGAATTGACGTCTGGTTTCGCCGTCAGCACATTACCAATCCGCCCATTTACGCTACCGTGTCCGGCCATGAAGCGATGGTTTCCATGGTGGCGCTGGGCTGCGGCATCGCCCTGATCCCTGACGTGGTACTTGAAAACAGTCCGGAACCGGTGCGTAATCGTGTGTCGATATTGGAAGCGCAAGCCATGGAGCCTTTCGAACTGGGCGTCTGCGTGCAGAAAAAGCGCCTGAACGACCCGTTGATAGCGGCATTTTGGGAAACCCTACAGGAAAAATGA
- the ilvC gene encoding ketol-acid reductoisomerase translates to MANYFNTLNLRQQLAQLGKCRFMGRDEFADEASYLKGKKVVIVGCGAQGLNQGLNMRDSGLDIAYALRAEAIAEKRASWRKATENGFKVGTYEELIPQADLVVNLTPDKQHSAVVQAVQPLMKQGAALGYSHGFNIVEVGEQVRKDLTVVMVAPKCPGTEVREEYKRGFGVPTLIAVHPENDPKGEGMAIAKAWAAATGGHRAGVLESSFVAEVKSDLMGEQTILCGMLQAGSLLSFDKLVAEGTDPAYAEKLIQFGWETITEALKQGGITLMLDRLSNPAKLRAFALSEQLKGIMAPLFQKHMDDIISGAFSSGMMADWANDDVKLLTWREETGKTAFENASQFEGKIAEQEYFDHGVLMIAMVKAGVELAFETMVSSGIIEESAYYESLHELPLIANTIARKRLYEMNVVISDTAEYGNYLFANAAVPLLKGAFMDSLQPGDLGKPVAATGVDNAQLRDVNDAIRNHPIEVIGKKLRGYMTDMKRIAVAG, encoded by the coding sequence ATGGCCAATTACTTCAATACACTGAACCTGCGTCAGCAGCTGGCGCAACTGGGCAAGTGCCGTTTTATGGGCCGCGATGAATTCGCCGACGAAGCCAGCTACCTGAAAGGCAAAAAAGTGGTCATCGTAGGGTGTGGCGCTCAGGGGCTGAACCAGGGTCTGAACATGCGCGATTCCGGTCTGGATATCGCCTACGCCCTGCGTGCCGAAGCCATCGCCGAAAAACGCGCGTCATGGCGTAAAGCGACTGAAAACGGCTTTAAAGTCGGCACTTATGAAGAGCTGATCCCGCAGGCGGACCTGGTGGTTAACCTGACGCCGGACAAACAGCACTCCGCCGTAGTGCAGGCGGTACAGCCGCTGATGAAACAGGGCGCGGCGCTGGGTTACTCCCACGGCTTCAACATCGTTGAAGTGGGCGAGCAGGTGCGTAAAGACCTCACCGTAGTGATGGTGGCGCCGAAGTGCCCGGGCACCGAAGTGCGTGAAGAATACAAACGTGGTTTCGGCGTGCCGACGCTGATCGCCGTTCACCCGGAAAACGACCCGAAAGGCGAAGGCATGGCGATCGCCAAAGCCTGGGCTGCCGCAACCGGCGGTCACCGTGCGGGCGTGCTGGAGTCGTCTTTCGTGGCGGAAGTGAAATCCGACCTGATGGGCGAGCAGACCATTCTGTGCGGCATGTTGCAGGCCGGTTCGCTGCTGAGCTTCGATAAGCTGGTCGCGGAAGGCACTGACCCGGCTTACGCGGAAAAACTGATTCAGTTCGGCTGGGAAACCATCACCGAAGCCCTGAAGCAGGGCGGCATCACCCTGATGCTGGACCGGCTGTCCAACCCGGCTAAACTGCGCGCTTTCGCCCTGTCTGAACAGCTGAAAGGTATTATGGCGCCGTTGTTCCAGAAACACATGGACGACATCATCTCCGGCGCGTTCTCCAGCGGCATGATGGCCGACTGGGCTAATGACGATGTGAAACTGCTGACCTGGCGTGAAGAAACCGGTAAAACCGCGTTTGAAAACGCGTCGCAGTTTGAAGGCAAAATCGCCGAGCAGGAGTACTTCGATCACGGCGTACTGATGATCGCGATGGTGAAAGCCGGCGTGGAACTGGCGTTCGAAACCATGGTCAGCTCCGGCATCATCGAAGAGTCCGCCTACTACGAGTCGCTGCACGAACTGCCGCTGATCGCCAACACCATCGCCCGTAAGCGTCTGTATGAAATGAACGTGGTGATCTCCGATACCGCTGAATACGGCAACTACCTGTTCGCCAACGCCGCTGTTCCGCTGCTGAAAGGCGCGTTCATGGACAGCCTGCAGCCGGGCGACCTGGGCAAACCGGTAGCAGCGACCGGCGTGGATAACGCGCAACTGCGTGACGTAAACGACGCTATCCGCAACCACCCGATCGAAGTCATCGGTAAGAAGCTGCGCGGCTACATGACCGACATGAAACGCATTGCGGTCGCTGGCTAA